The Pseudanabaena sp. PCC 6802 genomic interval TACATCTCTGCTAATAGATTGGCTATGCGTGGATACTTAGAGGTAAGTCCAAAGCTTTCGGGATTGACCACATCATAGGTAAAGTGACGCTGTTTAATGCAAAACATATCCCAGGCCGCAACCTTGATGTTGAATACTTTAAGCAGGATATTAACTAAGCCTGGCGTGAGATCGATTTGCCAGCCAACTTTCTTGTTCAGGTAGTCGCAGGCTTCGCGCACCGCCTGGTTGACCGTGAGGCGCGGCGCGCCCAACACCAGCCGAGCGGGAAGGCGATCGCACAGCAAAGGCTGCTCGGTGGTCAGGAGATAAGTTATCACCTGAGCAATATCCGCCCCATGTACGAAGTGGAAGCTACCATCAGCCTTGAGGCATTTAATCAAGTTAATATAACCAGCGACCTGCTTTAGACCTGACGATAGGTGCGAATAGGGTTTAGTTTTGCCATCGCCGCCAAAGACTAGAGTTGGAAATACGGTAATCAGGCGATCGCTAATCGGAGATTTCTCTAGCTTTTGCAGGCAGGCATGTTTGGAGCGAATATAGTCCGTACCAATGGTTTCTGCCTCTTTCAGGATTTGATTGCGATCGTCGAGAATGCTAGCAGTGGAAAAGTAGATCGCCCGCTCGCACACCTGCGGGTCGAGAGATTCAAATAACTCAACGGTTCTATAGACATTAGTTTCAAACACTTCTACAGTGCCGCCCCAGGCGGCGGCGGCACTGATGGCATAATTCATGGTTGGCAGCAATTCCTTAAAATAAGCCATATCCTGCATCCCCCCCTCAATTACCGTAACGCCGGGGCGAGTTTGGGTATCGACCTTAAGCTTTTGACGATTCCGCAGGAGTAAAAACAGCTCGTAGTCAGTATTGTGCAGCAAAGATTCAACTATGTAATGCCCTACACAGCCACTAGCACCAGTGATAAAAACTCGTTTAGCCATTTGTTACATTTGCGGATTTGATGTTGCTTGTATATTTTGCCCCAACCTCATGTTTTTTAGTTAACAAAATATTTAGAATTGTGCTAAAAGCCTTTATCTGAGGTCATCTCAAGTTTTGCCATTATGACTCTACCTCCGGCATCTCCCCAGGGTAGGGGTGAGGATGGGTGAAATTATGAGGCGCAACCTTGAGATACTCGGCTTTACTTCAGCGTCAATTCTTTAATTTGAGGATCGTTGCAGAGTTGCTTGGCATCTTCCAATATGCGATCGCTCCAGAATTTTTCTTGTTTGAGATATTGCAAACTGGAGTAAAGTTTATCTAATTGGATTGCCTTTGCGACTAGCTGTAAGCTCTCACTGCGATCGCCTCCATCGATACCATGAGCGTACAAAGATACTGCTAGAGCTATATATGCTTCAGGTTCCTTGGCATTGAGGGAAATTGCCTTACGCCAGTCATGATTAGCAGCTTTCACATCTCCAGCCTCGTAGTAAAAGAAACCTCGATTTATATAACGGTGAAGGGGTTCCACCCCTTCTTGGGGGCAACGCCCCCAAACCCCCTTCTCGTTTTCATCTGAAAACCGCTATATCCAATAGGAGGAATTATTTGGTGCTTCATGCCTGCGGGATTTTTTTGCCATTTTCAAAAAGCTCTCTCAGCGCGATGCGTTCGAGATTGTCGATTGGACTCTGACATACCAGTAATCCTGCTTACTTTGGCATAAAATTCTAGTAGCGATACCAACTGGCAAAAACATGCGATCGCCATAAAGCCTGAATCCTGTATTGTAGTTCACAGACAAGGTTGTAAACTGACAACTAAAAGCTAACCAACTAAAAATAACTGAAGTCTATGGAATGGTACACCGCTGACGTGCAAAACCTGGCAATTATCGATCGCGAGGTTGGAGAGCATACCCTTTCTCCCGCCGAATATGAAATTGCCCGTCAGGTCATCTGTGCCACTGCCGATTTTGACTTTATTAATCTGATTCAGTTTTCCCCCAAAGCCCTCAAAGCAGGAGCAGCAGCTTTAGCAGCACGGACAACCATAGTGGTTGACGTGCCGACCGTGCAAGCTGCGATCGCCACTAAGGTACAGACCACATTTGCCAATCCTATCTACTGCGCCACCGAGGCTATTACTCGTCCTAAAAAAAATATATCTCAAGCAACGTGGGGCATCGAAACGCTAGCCCAGCGATATCCAGAAGCTATTTTTACAATCGGAGAGGCGCAATCGGCGCTTAATTCCCTGATTCATCTGGTCGAAATTGGAGAACTTAAACCAGCACTGGTAATTGCCGCATCGCCCAAATTTACCGACATCGATCTGACCAGGACTAAGTTGCAAAACTCTACTATCCCGCATATTTTTATTAACGGTCGTAAGGGCAATGCCGTTGTTGCGGCTGCGATCTTAAAAGCCCTCATTGATATTTCCTGGCAAGCCTACAACGACCAGGGCGAATAGGCTCGGTGCTTAAGGCAGGCACAGGTGCGGGCACGGCGCAGGTACGAAGCACAGGGCAGAAGGCACTGCCCCTACGCCCGCAGGATTATAGGTACATCTTGGCGTGGGAATTACCCGAACACAATGAATATTCTGAACCAACTGATCGTTATTGCTTTTCTCATCGGAATCAATGCCTTTTTTGCAGCGGCGGAGATCGCGCTTGTTTCCGTGAGCGACGTGCGGATCAAAACCTTAGCGGATCGCGGCAATAAGCAGGCCAAGCGGGTACTACAGGTAACTGAGGACAGTACCAAGTTCCTGGCTACAATTCAAGTAGGTTTGACCCTGGCGAGCTTTTTTACCTCCGCCACAGCAGCATCGGAACTATCAGAACCATTGGAGTTAGCGATCGCTCCGGTGTTGGGTAAGTCAGCTAAACCTATGGCCTTTATCGGGATTACGATCGCGATCGCCACGATCAGTCTGATTTTGGGGGAGCTAGTCCCCAAGAAATTAGCCCTGCGCCATGCCGAAGCAATTTCCCTGTTCGCGATTTCGCCCATTCACTGGCTGGGCAAAATTGCAGCGCCATTCGTCAAATTCCTGAGCGTAACTACTAACTTTATTCTGTTCCTCACGGGCAATCCCGCCAGCGAAGACGATCCTGCCATCAATGTCGAAGAAATTAAAGCAATGGTCGATGCCGCACGTATAGGTGGCACTGTAGGCGAGCAAGAACGGCGCATTATTTATGGA includes:
- a CDS encoding NAD-dependent epimerase/dehydratase family protein, with the translated sequence MAKRVFITGASGCVGHYIVESLLHNTDYELFLLLRNRQKLKVDTQTRPGVTVIEGGMQDMAYFKELLPTMNYAISAAAAWGGTVEVFETNVYRTVELFESLDPQVCERAIYFSTASILDDRNQILKEAETIGTDYIRSKHACLQKLEKSPISDRLITVFPTLVFGGDGKTKPYSHLSSGLKQVAGYINLIKCLKADGSFHFVHGADIAQVITYLLTTEQPLLCDRLPARLVLGAPRLTVNQAVREACDYLNKKVGWQIDLTPGLVNILLKVFNIKVAAWDMFCIKQRHFTYDVVNPESFGLTSKYPRIANLLAEM
- a CDS encoding precorrin-8X methylmutase, with amino-acid sequence MEWYTADVQNLAIIDREVGEHTLSPAEYEIARQVICATADFDFINLIQFSPKALKAGAAALAARTTIVVDVPTVQAAIATKVQTTFANPIYCATEAITRPKKNISQATWGIETLAQRYPEAIFTIGEAQSALNSLIHLVEIGELKPALVIAASPKFTDIDLTRTKLQNSTIPHIFINGRKGNAVVAAAILKALIDISWQAYNDQGE